Proteins encoded within one genomic window of Apis mellifera strain DH4 linkage group LG1, Amel_HAv3.1, whole genome shotgun sequence:
- the LOC113218939 gene encoding uncharacterized protein LOC113218939 — MQINYEKKRNYYMQETVEVEVIKALQKEEYTLNTVNSYGENLLHISAANDCLDIIKEIFRKYECHQIINRKNKFGWTPLMLAIRNRNIKTVKYLLQQNANINESTYLGMSVFGLAAAINKDMFDIVYEACPSALLNTQNDDITPLCIAAMKNDKNLFFKLIELGFDVSKSNEYTYIMMKQSTIPEIKNFAKNLDIEEYWNNNSDNIFIEDETNVTAFNTHYNIGKNLQNLLKLPPLNLTNHLETDQCALISPTLTFNKILPTSPNIYFIQNKYKIDEININTMHNTVDNQIISNKNEIVSIYLKNKTTNELSLQRLQSIRPPDLDIQNEEEDLNTTLGYVPEFSPLRSPNVPSSINDENVFGEDTPTPPRYKTPPRGMILNSEEAKMFALLKHYGLNQYVSIFLQQEIDVDLFVTLTNEDLIEIGIENEADRKIILNVIADYKKSMV; from the exons atgcaaataaattatgagaaaaaaagaaattattatatgcaagAAACTGTAGAAGTGGAAGTCATAAAAGCATTACAAAAAGAAg aatatacattaaatacgGTAAATAGTTATGGagagaatttattacatattagtGCAGCAAATGATTgtcttgatattataaaagaaatttttcgaaaatacgaatgccatcaaattattaacagaaaaaataaatttggttGGACACCATTAATGTTAGCAATtcgtaatagaaatattaaaactgtaaaatatcttttacagCAAAAtgctaatataaatgaatcaaCTTATCTAG GTATGTCTGTATTTGGATTAGCAGctgcaataaataaagatatgttTGACATTGTATATGAAGCATGTCCATCAGCATTATTAAATACTCAAAATGATGATATAACACCCCTTTGTATTGCAGctatgaaaaatgataaaaacttattttttaagttgatAGAGTTAGGATTTGATGTTTCCAAAAGTa atgaatatacttatattatgaTGAAACAGTCAACAAtacctgaaataaaaaattttgcaaaaaatcttgatatagaagaatattggaataataattcagataatatttttatagaagatgAAACAAATGTTACAGCATTTAACACTCATTATAATATTggcaaaaatttacaaaatcttttaaaacttcctccattaaatttaacaaatcatTTAGAAACTGACCAATGTGCTTTAATTTCACCAACTTTgactttcaataaaatattacctaCTTCtccaaacatatattttatacaaaataaatacaaaattgatgaaatcaACATTAATACAATGCATAACACAGtagataatcaaataatttcaaataaaaatgaaatagtatcaatttatttaaaaaataaaactacaaATGAACTATCTTTGCAaag ATTACAGTCTATTCGGCCACCAGATTtagatattcaaaatgaagaagaagatctTAATACCACTCTTGGATATGTACCTGAATTTAGTCCATTACGTTCACCAAATGTACCTTCAAGTATAAATGATGAGAATGTATTTGGAGAAGATACACCAACACCACCACGTTACAAAACACCTCCAAGaggaatgattttaaattcagaAGAAGCAAAAATGTTTGCTTTATTGAAACATTATGGATTAAATCAATATGTATCTATATTTCTTCAGCaagaa ATTGATGTTGATTTGTTTGTGACTTTAACTAATGAAGATTTAATTGAGATTGGTATAGAAAATGAAgctgatagaaaaattatattaaatgttatagcagattataaaaaatcaatggtatag